A single window of Nicotiana sylvestris chromosome 3, ASM39365v2, whole genome shotgun sequence DNA harbors:
- the LOC138888202 gene encoding uncharacterized protein — translation MAGGNAELREKVAALEALVGTIDGDQFLTILTRLAYLEAEMNRLSEECTDLKTENGLLRRAVGNEEAQRGADRTKVRIPEPKEFNGTRSAKKLENFLWDMEQYFHAAKVQDEDKVPITTMYLVDDAKLWWRTRVADDVSAGRPKIDSWEGLKKELKDQFFPSNAGWIARDRLKKLKQTGTVRDYVKDFSSLMLDISNMSEEDKLHNFLYGLQSWAQMELRRQNVKDLPSAIATADALGDFRLGQDGSDFSTTLKSKNGNKDKGKEWRKNGNEKGNAIEGNGNEKGKQCAGPSTNKGQNSKFDGCFICKGPHMARDCPRIEKLSALFEEEKSEDEQNEEDHVQATAYLGPMVVLKNAEATSSRTTNSSGGGGLLTP, via the coding sequence ATGGCTGGTGGCAACGCAGAACTAAGGGAAAAGGTTGCTGCATTAGAGGCACTTGTCGGAACTATTGATGGGGATCAATTTCTGACTATCTTAACTCGTCTCGCCTATCTTGAGGCCGAGATGAACAGACTGAGCGAGGAGTGCACAGATCTGAAAACGGAAAATGGGTTGCTGCGTCGTGCTGTTGGCAATGAAGAAGCACAGCGTGGGGCAGATCGTACCAAGGTCAGAATTCCGGAGCCTAAAGAGTTCAATGGCACAAGGAGTGCCAAGAAACTTGAAAACTTCCTGTGGGATATGGAACAGTACTTCCATGCTGCCAAAGTGCAAGATGAAGACAAAGTCCCCATTACGACTATGTACTTGGTGGATGATGCGAAGCTATGGTGGCGTACGCGCGTGGCAGATGATGTAAGTGCTGGTAGGCCGAAGATTGACTCTTGGGAAGGGCTGAAGAAAGAATTGAAGGATCAATTCTTTCCTAGCAATGCGGGCTGGATTGCTAGAGATCGTTTGAAGAAGTTGAAACAAACTGGAACGGTCAGGGATTACGTCAAGGATTTTAGTTCTTTGATGCTGGATATTAGCAACATGTCTGAGGAGGACAAGTTGCATAATTTCCTTTACGGGTTGCAGTCGTGGGCGCAAATGGAACTCCGAAGGCAAAATGTGAAAGATCTTCCTAGTGCCATTGCTACTGCGGATGCGTTGGGTGATTTCCGGTTGGGACAAGATGGTTCTGATTTCTCTACTACTTTAAAGTCCAAAAACGGGAACAAGGACAAGGGAAAAGAGTGGAGGAAAAACGGAAATGAAAAGGGAAATGCTATTGAGGGCAATGGCAATGAGAAGGGAAAGCAATGTGCTGGACCTTCAACAAATAAGGGACAAAACAGCAAATTCGATGGCTGTTTTATTTGCAAAGGACCACACATGGCGAGGGATTGTCCGAGAATTGAAAAGCTTTCAGCGttgtttgaagaagaaaagagtgaAGATGAACAAAACGAAGAAGATCATGTTCAAGCAACAGCATATTTGGGACCTATGGTGGTGCTGAAAAATGCGGAAGCTACTTCGTCGAGGACGACGAATTCTTCTGGTGGGGGTGGTTTGTTAACCCCCTGA
- the LOC138888201 gene encoding uncharacterized protein, translating to MAGGNAELREKVPALEALVGTVDGDQFLTILTRLAYLEAEMNRLSQECTDLKTENGLLRRAVGNEEAQRGADRTKVRIPEPKEFNGTRSAKKLENFLWDMEQYFHAAKVQDEDKVPITTMYLVDDAKLWWRTRVADDVSAGRPKIDSWEGLKKELKDQFFPSNAGWIARDRLKKLKQTGTVRDYVKDFSSLMLDISNMSEEDKLHNFLYGLQSWAQMELRRQNVKDLPSAIATADALGDFRLGQDGSDFSTTLKSKNGNKDKGKEWRKNGNEKGNAIEGNGNEKGKQCAGPSTNKGQNSKFDGCFICKGPHMARDCPRIEKLSALFEEEKSEDEQNEEDHVQATAYLGPMVVLKNAEATSSRTTNSSGGGGLLTP from the coding sequence ATGGCTGGTGGCAACGCAGAACTGAGGGAAAAGGTTCCTGCATTAGAGGCACTCGTCGGAACTGTTGATGGGGATCAATTTCTGACTATCTTAACTCGTCTCGCCTATCTTGAGGCCGAGATGAACAGACTGAGCCAGGAGTGCACAGATCTGAAAACGGAAAATGGGTTGCTGCGTCGTGCTGTTGGCAATGAAGAAGCACAGCGTGGGGCAGATCGTACCAAGGTCAGAATTCCGGAGCCTAAAGAGTTCAATGGCACAAGGAGTGCCAAGAAACTTGAAAACTTCCTGTGGGATATGGAACAGTACTTCCATGCTGCCAAAGTGCAAGATGAAGACAAAGTCCCCATTACGACTATGTACTTGGTGGATGATGCGAAGCTATGGTGGCGTACGCGCGTGGCAGATGATGTAAGTGCTGGTAGGCCGAAGATTGACTCTTGGGAAGGGCTGAAGAAAGAATTGAAGGATCAATTCTTTCCTAGCAATGCGGGCTGGATTGCTAGAGATCGTTTGAAGAAGTTGAAACAAACTGGAACGGTCAGGGATTACGTCAAGGATTTTAGTTCTTTGATGCTGGATATTAGCAACATGTCTGAGGAGGACAAGTTGCATAATTTCCTTTACGGGTTGCAGTCGTGGGCGCAAATGGAACTCCGAAGGCAAAATGTGAAAGATCTTCCTAGTGCCATTGCTACTGCGGATGCGTTGGGTGATTTCCGGTTGGGACAAGATGGTTCTGATTTCTCTACTACTTTAAAGTCCAAAAACGGGAACAAGGACAAGGGAAAAGAGTGGAGGAAAAACGGAAATGAAAAGGGAAATGCTATTGAGGGCAATGGCAATGAGAAGGGAAAGCAATGTGCTGGACCTTCAACAAATAAGGGACAAAACAGCAAATTTGATGGCTGTTTTATTTGCAAAGGACCACACATGGCGAGGGATTGTCCGAGAATTGAAAAGCTTTCAGCGttgtttgaagaagaaaagagtgaAGATGAACAAAACGAAGAAGATCATGTTCAAGCAACAGCATATTTGGGACCTATGGTGGTGCTGAAAAATGCGGAAGCTACTTCGTCGAGGACGACGAATTCTTCTGGTGGGGGTGGTTTGTTAACCCCCTGA